A genomic segment from Idiomarina piscisalsi encodes:
- a CDS encoding YigZ family protein: protein MSGENYLIVIEGAEAEIEVKGSRFIACLSPAKTQEDALDFKEAIKRRYPKASHYCTASVFGHPEDSHGYAYSDDGEPSGTAGRPMLMALCDVAIGQVTAVVVRYFGGTKLGTGGLQRAYKDAVCEALPDIKTETLVYKQSFSIRFDYTDQGAVEQLFERYDAEVWEAEYSDIIAQEVRLEPSKVNELQEKLQAATQGRVQLRPYEPID, encoded by the coding sequence TTGTCGGGTGAGAATTATTTAATCGTCATAGAAGGCGCTGAAGCAGAAATTGAGGTGAAAGGCAGTCGCTTTATTGCCTGTTTAAGTCCGGCAAAAACACAAGAAGACGCACTGGACTTTAAAGAGGCAATTAAAAGACGCTACCCAAAAGCGAGTCACTATTGTACCGCGTCAGTGTTTGGTCACCCCGAGGACAGTCATGGCTATGCTTACAGCGATGACGGCGAGCCGTCAGGAACAGCTGGTCGACCGATGTTGATGGCACTGTGTGACGTCGCTATAGGACAGGTAACGGCTGTTGTTGTTCGGTATTTCGGAGGGACAAAGCTAGGCACGGGAGGTCTTCAACGAGCCTATAAAGACGCCGTGTGTGAAGCGCTGCCTGATATAAAAACGGAAACCCTGGTGTATAAACAGTCGTTCTCAATACGCTTTGACTATACCGATCAAGGGGCCGTCGAACAGCTTTTTGAACGCTATGATGCAGAAGTTTGGGAAGCGGAATACAGCGATATTATTGCTCAGGAAGTACGGCTAGAGCCTTCGAAAGTGAATGAATTACAAGAAAAACTACAGGCTGCCACACAAGGGCGCGTACAGTTGCGCCCGTATGAGCCCATCGACTAG
- the pepQ gene encoding Xaa-Pro dipeptidase: MIASAGLWRLFQSHIDELQKRAERLLERENLELLAIHSGQQKRWFLDDMNYPFRANPHFKAWCPETQLPNAWVIVQSKTKPTLVLLAADDFWHTVKSVESEDWIRAFHVEHLKTPEAIETLLPYDKKHAAYIGEHIEVAKALGFDNINPDPVLHFFHYHRLFKTDYELACLEEANALAARGHIAAAEAFAEGASEFECLLSYMSETRQGQNEVPYGHIIGQNENASVLHHWQLATANKTPLRSMLVDAGAEVCGYAADISRTWSYEHNEYEELIAAIDQITLALIDKLKPGVSFPDLHRLAHEQIANLLFAFGFVRCSPEQMIEDGITTVFFPHGLGHPLGLQVHDVGAAQADERGTPIPSPKGQLTLRTTRTVEARQVYTIEPGIYFIEPLLNKLASSNKTHLINWKRVDEFRPYGGVRIEDNIVVYREKNDNLTRRTELKDFKLKVN; this comes from the coding sequence ATGATCGCATCGGCCGGTTTATGGCGGTTGTTTCAAAGCCACATTGATGAATTGCAAAAGCGCGCAGAGCGTTTGTTAGAGCGCGAAAACTTAGAATTATTGGCCATTCATTCGGGACAGCAGAAGCGCTGGTTTCTGGATGACATGAACTATCCCTTCAGAGCGAACCCTCATTTCAAAGCCTGGTGCCCAGAAACACAATTGCCCAACGCTTGGGTAATTGTTCAATCTAAGACGAAACCGACATTGGTGCTGTTGGCAGCGGATGACTTTTGGCACACGGTCAAGTCGGTGGAGTCTGAAGATTGGATACGGGCGTTCCACGTGGAACATCTGAAAACGCCAGAGGCTATTGAAACCCTTCTACCTTATGACAAAAAACACGCCGCTTATATCGGTGAACACATAGAGGTGGCTAAAGCGCTTGGTTTTGACAATATAAACCCCGACCCAGTGTTGCACTTTTTTCATTACCATCGATTATTTAAAACAGACTACGAATTGGCGTGTCTGGAAGAAGCAAACGCGCTGGCGGCAAGAGGACATATTGCGGCAGCAGAGGCTTTCGCTGAAGGCGCCTCGGAATTTGAGTGCTTGCTAAGCTATATGTCAGAAACCCGGCAGGGTCAGAACGAAGTCCCTTACGGCCATATTATTGGGCAGAATGAGAATGCCAGCGTTCTACATCATTGGCAACTGGCCACGGCTAATAAAACCCCGTTGCGGTCAATGCTGGTGGATGCGGGGGCGGAAGTCTGTGGTTACGCGGCGGACATATCTCGTACTTGGTCGTACGAGCATAACGAATATGAAGAGCTTATTGCGGCGATTGATCAAATTACGTTAGCGCTGATAGATAAGCTAAAACCGGGCGTTAGTTTTCCTGATTTGCACAGACTTGCCCATGAGCAAATCGCGAACCTGTTATTTGCCTTCGGGTTTGTCCGTTGCAGCCCTGAACAAATGATTGAAGATGGCATCACTACGGTGTTTTTTCCGCATGGACTAGGTCACCCGCTCGGTCTACAGGTCCATGATGTCGGTGCTGCCCAAGCCGACGAACGCGGCACGCCTATTCCTTCACCAAAAGGACAACTAACGCTGCGGACAACCCGTACGGTTGAAGCGAGGCAGGTTTATACCATAGAGCCCGGCATCTACTTTATTGAGCCGTTACTGAATAAGCTGGCGTCGTCGAATAAAACGCACCTGATTAACTGGAAACGCGTGGACGAATTTCGTCCTTACGGTGGTGTTCGTATTGAAGACAACATTGTTGTTTACCGGGAGAAAAATGATAACTTAACGCGTCGAACTGAGCTGAAAGATTTTAAATTGAAGGTGAACTGA